A genomic window from Lotus japonicus ecotype B-129 chromosome 1, LjGifu_v1.2 includes:
- the LOC130718685 gene encoding protein SABRE-like isoform X1: MAASPVNFLFGFLLLSITLWLLFIFASGLLAWILSWILGASVGFRVGGWKCLRDVVVKFKKGTVESISVGEIKLSLRQSLVKLGVGFISRDPKLQVLICDLEVVMRPSNKSPGKKKIKKSRASGKGKWMIVGNIARYLSVGVTDLVLKTQNFTVEIKELNVDISKDGGSKSNVIVRLQILPILVHIGEPRLSCDQLSDLSGGGSISSGQASIAAIERSSAPFICENFSVSCEIGHDREVGIIIKNVDVSSGEVTLNLNEELLLKRKSSSESSSSSDSIIGLRADSISTKKPSKQQQTLASFSKYSSMFPEKVNFNLPKLDVSFVHREHGLSFENNIMGIQLKSTKSRSTEDVGESTRLDFQVEFSEIHLLREAGSSILEILKVDLISFVYIPVQPISPVRAETEIKLGGTQCNIIMSRIKPWLLLHFSKKKKMVLREEASVVVKPQSSDSKTIMWTCNVSAPEMTIVLFDMVGSPVYHGCSQSSHLFANNVSNMGTTVHVELGELNLHLADEYQESLKESVFGVESNSASIMHIAKASLDWGKKDMESFEEDGLRCRLGLLVDVTGMGVYLNFKRIASLISTAISFQALLKGLSASKKKLTPSRGHLSKPSGKGTQLLKFNLERCSVHVWGETGLENTIVPDPKRVNYGSQGGRVIINVSADGTPRNANIMSTISDELPKIKYSVSFEIVQFSVCVNKEKQSTQMELERARSVYQEYMEENRPVTKVTLFDMLNAKLVKRSGGLKEIAVCSLFSATDITLRWEPDVHLSLIELVLQLKLLIHKSKLQEHGNEHMGDVSHAQDANWKQETTIESGHLEKQKKKESIFAVDVEMLSISAGLGDGVDAMVQVQSIFSENARIGVLLEGLMLSFNGARVFKSSRMQISRIPSVSASTSDAKGHVITTWDLVIQGLDIHICMPYRLQLRAIDDVIEDMIRGLKLIIAAKTNLIFPVKKESSKVKKPSSVQFGCIKFCIRKLTADIEEEPMQGWLDEHYQLLKKEAGELAIRLNFLDELISKAKHSPKSADTIEIDVKDSSTIESTREEIYKRSFRSYYQACQNLVLSEGSGACGEDFQTGFKPSTSRRSLLSISAQDLDVSLKKIDGGDAGMIDVLKKLDPVCFEKDIPFSRLYGANILLSTGSLVVQLRNYTFPLFSGSSGKCEGRLVLAQQATSFQPQIYQDVYVGRWRKVRMLRSATGTTPPMKTYSDLPLHFQKGEVSFGVGYEPAFADVSYAFTVALRRANLSVRHPGPLILPPKKERSLPWWDDMRNYIHGKISLLFSESRWNILASTDPYEKVDKLQIVTSFMEIHQSDGRVFVSAEDFKILLSSLETLANRRGFRIPTGVSGAFLEAPVFTLEVTMDWDCESGNPMDHYLFALPVEGKPRDRVFDPFRSTSLSLRWNFSLRPFPPSSEKHPTSSITSDNIEESASVFEPPHVSQNVSSVSPTFNFGAHDLAWILRFWSLNYNPPHKLRSFSRWPRFGVPRVARSGNLSLDKVMTEFMLRLDSTPACIKNMPLHDDDPAKGLTFVMTKLKYELCYSRGKQKYTFESKRDILDLVYQGLDLHMLKAFLNKEASPSVAKVVNMVLKSSQSVSLDKIPSEKVYITDKNRDDGFLLSSDYFTIRRQSPKADPARLLAWQEAGRRNAELTYVRSEFENGSETDEHMRSDPSDDDGYNVVIADNCQRVFVYGLKLLWTIENRDAVWAWVGGLSKAFEPPKPSPSRQYAQRKLHEENKRHDGDDFRQDDVSKCPPTGKITNSPSFQDASTSGLLSSPPNSVKVDNLSSAKSENTNDSDGTRHFMVNVIEPQFNLHSEDANGRFLLAAVSGRVLARSFHSVLQVGYEMIEQALGTTDVHISEYQPEMTWKRMEFSVMLEHVQAHVAPTDVDPGAGLQWLPKILRSSPKVMRTGALLERVFMPCNMYFRYTRHKGGTPELKVKPLKELIFNSHNITATMTSRQFQVMLDVLTNLLFARLPKPRKSSLSFPAEDDEDVEEEADEVVPDGVEEVELAKINLEKQEREQKLLLDDIRELSLWCDPSTDLHPEKESDLWMINGGRSMLIQGLKRELLSAQKSRKAASVSLRTALQKAAQLRLTEKEKNKSPSYAMRISLQINKVVWSMLVDGKSFAEAEINDMIYDFDRDYKDVGVAQFTTKYFVVRNCLPNAKSDMLLSAWDPPSEWGKKVMLRVDAQQGAPKDGNSPLELFQVEIYPLKIHLTETMYRMMWEYFFPEEEQDSQRRQEVWKVSTTAGARRVKKGSSVLEASASNSHSIKESETSSKSGISAVLFPATNQPSVHVDSAQASKAENVKENSGTGTTPELRRTSSFDRSWEETVAESVANELVLQSFSSSKDGPFGSTEQQDEASKNKSKDYKVVKGGRASHEEKKVAKSHEEKRSRPRKMMEFHNIKISRVELLVTYEGQRFVVNDLKLMMDQFHRPEFTGTWRRLFSRVKKHIIWGVLKSVTGMQGRKFNNKGQSQPTGAGVPEIDLNFSDNEGQAGKSDQYPPSWPKRQGDGAGDGFVTSIRGLFNTQRRKAKAFVLRTMRGEAENDFQGDWSESDVEFSPFARQLTITKAKKLIRRHTKKFRSRGQKGSTSQQRESLPSSPRETTPFDSDSSSGSSPYEDFHE; encoded by the exons ATGGCAGCTTCTCCTGTCAATTTCCTCTTCGGATTCTTGCTGCTTTCTATTACATTGTGGCTTCTCTTCAT ATTTGCTTCTGGGTTGCTGGCATGGATTTTGAGCTGGATTTTGGGAGCATCTGTTGGGTTCCGTGTTGGTGGATGGAAATGTTTAAGGGATGTGGTAGTGAAGTTTAAAAAG GGTACTGTGGAATCTATATCTGTTGGTGAAATTAAACTTAGCTTACGCCAGTCCCTGGTCAAACTTGGTGTGGGTTTCATTTCTCGTGATCCGAAGCTGCAAGTGTTAATATGCGACTTAGAAGTTGTAATGAGGCCTTCAAATAAAAGCCCGGGGAAGAAGAAAATCAAGAAATCCCGTGCTTCAGGCAAGGGAAAGTGGATGATTGTAGGCAATATTGCAAGATATTTGTCAGTTGGTGTGACTGATCTGGTTCTGAAG ACACAAAATTTTACTGTTGAGATCAAGGAATTGAATGTGGATATATCTAAAGATGGTGGATCCAAGTCAAATGTGATAGTTAGACTACAAATATTGCCTATCCTTGTTCACATTGGTGAGCCACGGCTTAGTTGTGATCAGTTATCTGATTTAAGTGGTGGAGGAAGCATTTCATCTGGCCAGGCATCTATTGCTGCTATAGAAAGGTCTTCTGCCCCTTTTATCTGTGAAAATTTCTCCGTGTCATGTGAAATTGGTCATGATAG GGAAGTGGGTATAATTATTAAGAATGTGGACGTTTCCAGTGGAGAGGTCACTCTGAATTTGAATGAGGAGTtgcttttgaaaagaaaaagttcATCAGAGTCTTCTTCTAGCTCTGACAGTATTATAGGGTTGCGAGCTGATTCTATAAGCACAAAAAAACCATCAAAGCAGCAGCAAACACTTGCATCCTTCTCCAAGTATAGTTCTATGTTTCCTGAAAAG GTCAACTTCAATCTACCAAAGCTGGATGTGAGTTTCGTGCACCGTGAACATGGTCTTTCTTTTGAAAACAACATCATGGGTATCCAGTTGAAAAGCACCAAATCACGATCCACTGAGGATGTTGGGGAGAGTACACGCCTTGATTTTCAAGTGGAGTTTAGTGAAATTCAT CTTCTTAGAGAAGCTGGTTCTTCCATCCTGGAGATATTGAAGGTGGACTTGATTTCTTTTGTGTATATCCCAGTACAG CCAATTTCACCTGTTAGAGCTGAAACTGAAATCAAGCTAGGAGGCACTCAATGCAACATCATAATGAGCAGGATAAAGCCTTGGTTACTCCTCCATTTttctaagaagaaaaaaatggtaCTTCGAGAAGAAGCTTCTGTTGTTGTAAAGCCACAATCATCTGATAGTAAGACTATCATGTGGACATGCAATGTCTCAGCTCCAGAAATGACAATAGTGCTTTTCGATATGGTTGGTTCTCCGGTGTATCAT GGTTGCTCACAATCATCACATTTGTTTGCAAACAACGTTTCAAATATGGGGACTACAGTACACGTTGAACTTGGAGAGTTAAATCTTCATTTGGCTGATGAATATCAGGAATCCTTGAAAGAAAGTGTTTTTGGTGTAGAATCAAATTCTGCCTCCATTATGCACATTGCTAAGGCAAGTTTGGATTGGGGGAAAAAGGACATGGAGTCATTTGAAGAAGATGGTCTTAGGTGTAGATTAGGTTTATTAGTTGATGTGACAGGCATGGGAGTTTATCTAAATTTTAAGCGTATAGCATCACTCATATCAACAGCTATATCATTTCAAGCTCTATTGAAAGGCCTATCTGCTTCGAAGAAAAAATTGACTCCGAGTCGTGGCCATTTATCAAAACCTTCGGGGAAGGGAACTCAGTTGTTGAAATTTAATCTTGAAAGGTGTTCAGTACATGTATGGGGTGAAACAGGCTTGGAAAATACAATTGTTCCAGATCCCAAGCGGGTTAATTATGGTTCACAGGGTGGTAGAGTTATAATAAATGTGTCTGCAGATGGCACCCCGCGTAACGCAAACATAATGTCTACTATTTCGGATGAACTCCCGAAGATCAAGTACTCTGTCTCTTTTGAAATCGTTCAATTTAGTGTGTGTGTGAACAAAGAGAAACAATCCACCCAGATGGAACTTGAAAGAGCCAGATCTGTCTATCAGGAATATATGGAGGAAAATAGGCCAGTAACAAAGGTGACATTGTTTGATATGCTAAATGCTAAACTTGTAAAGCGTTCAGGTGGCCTTAAAGAAATTGCTGTCTGCTCTCTTTTCAGTGCCACTGACATTACTCTAAGGTGGGAACCTGATGTGCATTTATCACTTATTGAACTTGTTCTCCAGCTGAAATTACTGATACACAAAAGCAAGCTTCAGGAGCACGGTAATGAACACATGGGAGACGTGTCTCATGCACAAGATGCTAATTGGAAACAGGAAACTACCATTGAATCTGGGCATCTGGAAAAGCAGAAAAAGAAAGAATCTATTTTTGCCGTTGATGTAGAAATGTTGAGTATTTCCGCTGGGCTAGGAGATGGGGTTGATGCTATGGTTCAAGTACAGTCAATTTTCTCCGAGAATGCTCGTATAGGAGTGCTCCTAGAAGGACTTATGCTTAGTTTTAATGGGGCCCGAGTTTTCAAGAGTAGTCGGATGCAAATTTCACGAATTCCTAGTGTCTCTGCTAGTACATCTGATGCGAAAGGACACGTAATTACAACATGGGATTTGGTAATCCAAGGTCTTGATATTCACATTTGCATGCCATACCGTTTGCAATTGCGTGCTATTGATGATGTCATTGAGGATATGATACGAGGTTTGAAGCTCATAATTGCTGCTAAGACAAATTTGATTTTTCCTGTgaaaaaagagagctctaaagtTAAGAAACCTAGTTCTGTACAATTTGGATGCATAAAATTTTGCATACGCAAGTTAACTGCTGATATTGAAGAGGAACCAATGCAGGGATGGCTTGATGAGCACTATCAATTGCTGAAGAAAGAGGCTGGTGAGTTAGCTATCCGGTTGAACTTTCTAGATGAATTAATATCGAAGGCCAAACACAGTCCAAAATCTGCTGACACCATTGAGATTGATGTAAAAGATTCTTCTACTATTGAGTCCACGAGAGAGGAAATTTATAAAAGATCATTCCGATCATATTACCAGGCATGCCAGAATCTAGTGTTATCTGAAGGGTCAGGTGCTTGTGGAGAAGATTTCCAAACTGGCTTCAAACCTAGTACTTCAAGGAGATCACTTCTTTCAATATCCGCACAAGATTTAGATGTTAGCTTGAAAAAAATTGATGGTGGGGATGCCGGGATGATTGATGTTCTGAAGAAGCTTGATCCTGTCTGTTTTGAGAAAGATATACCATTTTCTCGACTGTATGGGGCAAATATTCTCTTAAGTACAGGCTCTCTTGTGGTCCAGCTTCGGAATTACACATTTCCTCTTTTCTCTGGAAGTTCTGGTAAATGTGAAGGTCGTCTTGTTTTGGCTCAGCAG GCAACTAGCTTTCAACCTCAAATATATCAAGATGTCTATGTTGGGAGATGGAGGAAGGTTCGCATGCTTCGATCAGCTACTGGTACTACTCCACCAATGAAAACATACTCAGATTTGCCTTTACATTTCCAGAAAGGTGAAGTGTCATTTGGGGTGGGTTATGAACCAGCTTTTGCAGACGTTAGTTATGCTTTCACCGTAGCACTTCGGAGGGCTAATCTAAGTGTTAGGCATCCTGGTCCACTTATTCTTCCACCAAAAAAGGAGCGGAGTTTGCCGTGGTGGGATGACATGAGAAATTACATACATGGAAAAATTTCCTTGCTCTTTTCTGAATCAAGATGGAATATTTTGGCAAGTACAGATCCTTACGAAAAAGTTGACAAACTTCAAATTGTGACCAGCTTTATGGAAATTCACCAGTCCGACGGTCGTGTTTTTGTTTCTGCTGAAGATTTTAAGATTTTATTGAGTAGTTTGGAGACTTTGGCAAACAGACGAGGTTTCAGAATTCCAACAGGTGTCTCTGGTGCTTTTCTGGAAGCCCCGGTCTTTACTCTTGAGGTTACGATGGACTGGGATTGTGAATCTGGAAATCCCATGGATCATTATTTATTTGCACTTCCAGTTGAGGGAAAACCTCGTGACAGAGTATTTGATCCCTTCAGATCCACTTCTCTCTCCCTTCGATGGAACTTCTCTCTTAGACCCTTTCCTCCTTCATCAGAAAAGCATCCCACATCTTCCATTACTAGTGATAATATTGAAGAAAGTGCCAGTGTATTTGAGCCCCCTCATGTATCTCAGAATGTTTCATCAGTGTCCCCGACCTTTAACTTTGGAGCTCATGATCTAGCATGGATCTTAAGATTCTGGAGCTTGAACTACAATCCTCCACATAAACTGCGCAGCTTCTCTCGTTGGCCTCGTTTTGGAGTTCCAAGAGTTGCCAGGTCAGGCAATCTTTCACTTGATAAGGTGATGACTGAATTTATGCTCCGTTTAGATTCCACACCGGCCTGCATAAAAAACATGCCTTTACATGATGATGATCCAGCCAAAGGACTGACTTTCGTAATGACTAAACTGAAGTATGAACTGTGTTATAGTAGGGGGAAGCAAAAGTATACTTTTGAAAGCAAGCGTGACATTCTTGATCTTGTTTACCAAGGTCTTGACCTTcatatgctcaaggctttcctAAATAAAGAAGCATCTCCTAGTGTTGCCAAAGTAGTTAACATGGTACTGAAAAGCTCACAATCTGTTTCTCTGGACAAAATCCCCAGTGAAAAAGTTTACATAACAGACAAAAATCGTGATGATGGGTTTCTGTTGTCCTCTGACTACTTCACTATCAGAAGACAATCCCCAAAGGCTGATCCGGCAAGGTTACTAGCATGGCAAGAAGCAGGAAGAAGAAATGCTGAGTTGACATATGTACGCTCTGAGTTTGAAAATGGGAGTGAAACTGATGAACATATGCGGTCTGACCCAAGCGATGATGATGGTTACAATGTGGTAATAGCTGACAATTGTCAGCGCGTATTTGTCTATGGTCTTAAGCTTTTGTGGACTATTGAAAACAGAGATGCTGTTTGGGCCTGGGTTGGTGGTTTATCCAAAGCCTTTGAACCTCCCAAGCCCTCTCCATCACGACAGTATGCGCAGAGGAAATTACATGAGGAAAACAAAAGGCATGACGGAGATGATTTTCGACAAGATGATGTTTCCAAGTGCCCTCCCACTGGTAAAATTACCAATTCTCCCTCTTTTCAGGACGCAAGTACTTCTGGATTACTTTCTTCTCCACCTAATTCAGTTAAGGTGGACAACTTGTCGTCTG CTAAAAGCGAGAACACAAATGATTCAGATGGGACCCGACACTTCATGGTGAATGTTATTGAGCCACAGTTTAATCTTCACTCCGAGGATGCAAAT GGTAGGTTTCTGCTTGCTGCTGTAAGCGGCCGTGTTTTAGCTCGATCGTTTCATTCAGTCCTTCAAGTTGGTTATGAGATGATTGAGCAAGCACTTGGTACTACAGACGTACATATAAGTGAATACCAACCTGAAATGACATGGAAAAGAATGGAGTTCTCTGTTATGTTGGAGCATGTACAAGCTCATGTTGCACCAACAGATGTTGATCCAGGAGCTGGACTACAGTGGCTTCCGAAAATTCTCAGAAGCTCGCCAAAAGTAATGCGTACAGGCGCTCTTCTCGAGAGAGTTTTTATGCCTTGTAATATGTACTTTAGGTACACAAGGCACAAAGGGGGCACGCCAGAATTGAAG GTGAAGCCCTTGAAGGAGCTCATATTCAATTCTCATAATATAACGGCAACAATGACATCTCGCCAGTTTCAGGTCATGCTTGATGTGTTGACAAATCTTCTCTTTGCACGCCTTCCAAA GCCTCGAAAAAGTAGCCTGTCATTTCCTGccgaagatgatgaagatgttgaGGAGGAAGCAGATGAGGTGGTTCCTGATGGTGTTGAAGAAGTGGAACTTGCAAAAATCAACCTTGAGAAACAAGAGAGAGAACAGAAGTTGCTTCTTGATGATATTCGAGAATTGTCTCTTTGGTGTGATCCTTCTACAGATCTACATCCAGAAAAGGAAAGTGACTTGTGGATGATAAATGGCGGAAGATCTATGCTG ATCCAAGGACTTAAGAGAGAACTTCTAAGTGCACAAAAATCTAGGAAAGCTGCATCTGTATCACTACGGACGGCTCTTCAAAAAGCTGCACAGCTACGTCTAACAGAGAAGGAGAAAAACAAGAGTCCTTCCTATGCTATGCGTATATCATTGCAAATTAACAAAGTTGTTTGGAGCATGCTTGTTGATGGTAAATCTTTTGCTGAAGCCGAGATTAATGATATG ATATATGACTTTGACCGGGATTACAAGGATGTTGGTGTTGCTCAATTTACTACAAAATATTTTGTTGTCAGAAACTGCCTGCCTAATGCCAAGTCTGATATGCTTTTGTCGGCATGGGATCCTCCATCCGAATGGGGAAA AAAAGTGATGCTTCGAGTAGATGCACAGCAGGGAGCTCCAAAGGATGGAAATTCTCCCCTTGAACTTTTCCAG GTAGAGATTTATCCCCTTAAGATCCACTTAACGGAGACAATGTACAGAATGATGTGGGAGTATTTCTTTccagaagaagaacaagattCCCAACGACGACAG GAGGTTTGGAAGGTTTCAACCACGGCTGGTGCAAGGCGTGTAAAGAAAGGTTCATCAGTCCTTGAAGCTTCTGCTTCAAACAGTCATTCAATAAAAGAGTCTGAGACCTCATCCAAATCTGGCATATCTGCAGTGCTATTTCCTGCAACAAATCAGCCTTCTGTCCATGTTGATTCAGCTCAG GCATCCAAAGCTGAAAATGTCAAAGAAAACTCTGGTACTGGTACAACCCCTGAGTTGAGAAGAACATCTTCTTTTGACCGAAGTTGGGAAGAGACTGTTGCAGAATCTGTAGCAAATGAACTTGTCTTACAAAGTTTCTCTTCCTCAAAAGATGGTCCATTTGGTTCTACGGAGCAACAAGATGAAGCATCTAAGAATAAATCAAAAGATTACAAAGTTGTTAAAGGTGGTCGTGCATCTCATGAAGAAAAAAAGGTAGCTAAGTCACATGAAGAAAAGAGATCTAGGCCACGAAAGATGATGGAGTTTCACAACATTAAAATTAGCCGG GTTGAGTTGTTGGTTACATATGAAGGGCAAAGGTTTGTTGTGAATGATCTCAAACTAATGATGGATCAATTTCACCGGCCTGAGTTTACTGGGACTTGGCGAAGACTATTTTCACGAGTTAAGAAACACATCATTTGGGGAGTCCTGAAGTCTGTAACTGGAATGCAG GGGAGGAAATTTAATAACAAAGGTCAGAGTCAGCCTACCGGAGCTGGTGTTCCTGAAATTGACCTTAATTTTAGTGACAATGAAGGCCAGGCAGGAAAATCTGATCAATATCCACCATCTTGGCCTAAGCGTCAAGGTGATGGTGCAGGTGATGGATTTGTAACATCCATTAGAGGACTGTTCAATACTCAACGTCGCAAGGCAAAGGCATTCGTGCTACGAACTATGAGGGGTGAAGCTGAGAATGATTTTCAAGGTGATTGGAGTGAAAGTGATGTTGAGTTCTCCCCTTTTGCGAGGCAACTCACAATTACAAAAGCCAAGAAACTTATTAGGAGGCATACTAAGAAGTTTCGCTCCAGAGGACAAAAAG GTTCAACTTCTCAACAAAGAGAATCTCTACCATCATCACCAAGAGAGACAACCCCATTTGACAGTGATTCTTCAAGTGGATCCTCACCCTATGAAGATTTTCATGAATAG